One Pseudorasbora parva isolate DD20220531a chromosome 4, ASM2467924v1, whole genome shotgun sequence genomic region harbors:
- the dennd1c gene encoding DENN domain-containing protein 1B isoform X2, which yields MGSRIKVNPDKTFYWFFQASCPIARDKDPDVLFQFPEDFNDEESLQSLPRFCFPYDIERVKDTVAVQHFTFVLTDLEGCQRFGFCRLTSSSQICLCILSYLPWFEVFYKLLNNLADYSTKGQTNEMKELLSVLYKHPVPPANGAITLQMGGKLMIGSVMPGICGHAPKGEESEGIPYFIAPDPKALPSIPESRNLTELVVAVDVGNLLQLYASMLFERRILIYCSKLSTLTACIHACNGMLFPMYWQHIFIPVLPPHLLDYCCAPMPYLIGIHSSLAERVKSRALEDVVILNVDTNTLESPHEDLKKIPPDVVAGLKVRLKRQAASAGSGVAHAFLRAQALLFGGYRDALQSPSEGPVMFCNESFLSHKSQSMREFLESAVHLQCFKEFIDGRLEMLNQGKEPDDVFEEEVLQCGASSGGSKLRRQWVGNLKKGGGALIVTWKSTANKASKYQSKFGLKNLLSKDQTESHMLQRGGSVCGTHTYRLIQSDCLQNRLPITQHFGRSRPRRPARKHPSHHDMEQQTQDDNTYEDSVTESLEQCSGTSDLQEDDDLSLLADPEEMDLLGEIFDTLSAQSSREPGLLYGTRSLDLFSPDSSDFFTHSITNPSQESLNHSFGNSGSLMSWEEELEEGPGGEREEPEAMIDRPENELNELEKDLNDLGESLCSDLQSLEEASLDPEVSSQEVQEGQCLKKDGQMNGKIEESLDTETTVEERTETQPDKEEEHQEEHNMTNDLGSNGPANEGIAPGAALNVEIEKGEEPEEKCAEPSSPNVSSKLALFQSRSLTDSSGSQGRESPLKSPIRTFKINVGSKPGMQTEEQSTKSPVTSTPEEPDQAPIKVSELKKRFEQ from the exons GAGTCTCTGCAGTCCTTGCCTCGCTTCTGTTTCCCTTATGACATAGAGAG GGTGAAGGATACTGTTGCCGTGCAGCACTTCACATTCGTCTTGACTGATCTGGAGGGATGTCAGCGTTTCGGTTTCTGCAGACTCACATCCAGCTCTCAGATCTGCTTGTGCATACTCAG TTATTTGCCATGGTTTGAAGTCTTCTACAAACTTCTGAATAACCTAGCTGACTACTCGACGAAAGGACAG ACCAATGAGATGAAAGAGCTGCTCTCGGTTCTCTACAAGCACCCCGTCCCTCCGGCGAACGGCGCCATCACGCTGCAGATG GGAGGGAAGCTAATGATCGGAAGTGTGATGCCTGGCATCTGTGGACATGCCCCTAAAGGGGAGGAGTCAGAGGGG ATCCCGTACTTTATCGCGCCAGATCCCAAGGCCTTGCCCTCTATACCGGAGAGT AGGAACCTGACTGAGCTGGTGGTGGCCGTGGACGTGGGGAACCTGCTCCAGCTCTACGCCAGCATGTTGTTCGAGAGACGGATCCTCATTTACTGCAGCAAACTCAGCACA ctCACGGCCTGCATACACGCGTGTAACGGGATGCTCTTCCCCATGTACTGGCAGCACATCTTCATTCCAGTGCTGCCACCTCATCTGCTGGACTACTGCTG TGCACCAATGCCGTACCTCATTGGAATCCACTCGAGCCTGGCGGAG AGAGTCAAGAGCCGAGCTCTGGAGGACGTGGTCATACTGAACGTTGACACCAACACCCTGGAGTCGCCCCACGAGGACCTGAAAAAGATCCCGCCCGACGTG GTGGCGGGACTGAAGGTCAGGCTGAAGAGACAGGCGGCGTCGGCCGGGTCAGGGGTCGCTCACGCTTTCCTCCGGGCGCAGGCTCTGCTATTCGGAGGATACAGAGATGCCTTACAGTCGCCGTCC GAAGGGCCGGTTATGTTCTGCAACGAGTCGTTTCTGAGTCATAAGTCTCAAAGCATGCGGGAGTTTTTGGAGAGCGCGGTTCACCTGCAGTGTTTCAAAGAG TTTATTGATGGCCGGCTGGAAATGCTGAACCAGGGCAAAGAGCCGGATGATGTGTTTGAGGAAGAGGTGCTGCAGTGCGGAGCTTCATCAG GTGGCTCCAAACTGCGTCGGCAATGGGTGGGAAATTTGAAG AAAGGGGGAGGAGCCTTGATCGTGACATGGAAGTCTACTGCTAACAAAGCA AGCAAATATCAAAGCAAATTTGGGCTGAAAAACCTCCTATCAAAG GATCAGACAGAATCTCACATGCTACAGAGGGGTGGGTCTGTTTGTGGAACACACACGTATCGCCTCATCCAATCAGATTGCCTTCAGAACCGTCTACCAATCACACAGCACTTTGGCAGG TCTCGACCAAGGCGGCCAGCACGCAAACACCCCAGCCACCATGACATGGAGCAACAGACACAGGATGACAACACCTATGAGGACAG TGTAACAGAAAGTCTTGAGCAGTGTTCTGGCACCAGTGACTTACAGGAAGACGATGACCTTTCTCTCTTGGCTGACCCAGAGGAGATGGACCTGCTTGGGGAGATCTTTGATACCCTGAGTGCTCAGAGCTCCAGAGAGCCGGGCTTACTGTACGGCACACGCAGCCTCGACCTCTTCAGCCCCGACAGCAGTGACTTCTTCACACAT AGTATCACCAACCCAAGTCAGGAGAGTCTAAATCACTCTTTTGGAAACAGCGGAAGTCTTATGAGCTGGGAGGAGGAGCTAGAGGAGGGGCCTGGTGGAGAGAGGGAGGAGCCTGAGGCCATGATTGACAGACCAGAAAATGAGCTTAACGAATTAGAGAAGGACTTGAACGATTTAGGGGAAAGTCTGTGTTCAGATCTGCAAAGTTTAGAAGAGGCCTCTCTGGATCCCGAAGTGAGTTCTCAAGAGGTGCAAGAGGGGCAATGTTTGAAAAAAGATGGACAAATGAATGGAAAAATAGAGGAAAGCTTGGATACTGAGACAACAGTTGAAGAGAGGACAGAGACGCAACCTGACAAAGAAGAAGAACATCAGGAAGAGCACAACATGACCAATGACTTGGGGTCAAATGGACCTGCAAATGAAGGAATCGCCCCCGGAGCCGCCCTCAATGTAGAGATAGAAAAAGGAGAAGAGCCAGAAGAGAAATGTGCTGAACCTTCATCACCGAATGTCTCTTCTAAATTAGCTCTGTTCCAGTCCAGGTCCTTGACTGATTCTTCTGGTTCCCAAGGAAGAGAAAGCCCCCTGAAATCTCCCATAAGAACCTTCAAAATCAACGTGGGGTCAAAACCAGGCATGCAGACAGAAGAACAAAGTACAAAATCTCCTGTTACATCAACGCCAGAAGAGCCAGACCAGGCTCCCATTAAGGTCTCTGAGCTGAAGAAGAGATTCGAACAATAG
- the dennd1c gene encoding DENN domain-containing protein 1B isoform X1 produces the protein MGSRIKVNPDKTFYWFFQASCPIARDKDPDVLFQFPEDFNDEESLQSLPRFCFPYDIERVKDTVAVQHFTFVLTDLEGCQRFGFCRLTSSSQICLCILSYLPWFEVFYKLLNNLADYSTKGQTNEMKELLSVLYKHPVPPANGAITLQMGGKLMIGSVMPGICGHAPKGEESEGIPYFIAPDPKALPSIPESRNLTELVVAVDVGNLLQLYASMLFERRILIYCSKLSTLTACIHACNGMLFPMYWQHIFIPVLPPHLLDYCCAPMPYLIGIHSSLAERVKSRALEDVVILNVDTNTLESPHEDLKKIPPDVVAGLKVRLKRQAASAGSGVAHAFLRAQALLFGGYRDALQSPSEGPVMFCNESFLSHKSQSMREFLESAVHLQCFKEFIDGRLEMLNQGKEPDDVFEEEVLQCGASSGGSKLRRQWVGNLKKGGGALIVTWKSTANKASKYQSKFGLKNLLSKDQTESHMLQRGGSVCGTHTYRLIQSDCLQNRLPITQHFGRSRPRRPARKHPSHHDMEQQTQDDNTYEDSVTESLEQCSGTSDLQEDDDLSLLADPEEMDLLGEIFDTLSAQSSREPGLLYGTRSLDLFSPDSSDFFTHKSITNPSQESLNHSFGNSGSLMSWEEELEEGPGGEREEPEAMIDRPENELNELEKDLNDLGESLCSDLQSLEEASLDPEVSSQEVQEGQCLKKDGQMNGKIEESLDTETTVEERTETQPDKEEEHQEEHNMTNDLGSNGPANEGIAPGAALNVEIEKGEEPEEKCAEPSSPNVSSKLALFQSRSLTDSSGSQGRESPLKSPIRTFKINVGSKPGMQTEEQSTKSPVTSTPEEPDQAPIKVSELKKRFEQ, from the exons GAGTCTCTGCAGTCCTTGCCTCGCTTCTGTTTCCCTTATGACATAGAGAG GGTGAAGGATACTGTTGCCGTGCAGCACTTCACATTCGTCTTGACTGATCTGGAGGGATGTCAGCGTTTCGGTTTCTGCAGACTCACATCCAGCTCTCAGATCTGCTTGTGCATACTCAG TTATTTGCCATGGTTTGAAGTCTTCTACAAACTTCTGAATAACCTAGCTGACTACTCGACGAAAGGACAG ACCAATGAGATGAAAGAGCTGCTCTCGGTTCTCTACAAGCACCCCGTCCCTCCGGCGAACGGCGCCATCACGCTGCAGATG GGAGGGAAGCTAATGATCGGAAGTGTGATGCCTGGCATCTGTGGACATGCCCCTAAAGGGGAGGAGTCAGAGGGG ATCCCGTACTTTATCGCGCCAGATCCCAAGGCCTTGCCCTCTATACCGGAGAGT AGGAACCTGACTGAGCTGGTGGTGGCCGTGGACGTGGGGAACCTGCTCCAGCTCTACGCCAGCATGTTGTTCGAGAGACGGATCCTCATTTACTGCAGCAAACTCAGCACA ctCACGGCCTGCATACACGCGTGTAACGGGATGCTCTTCCCCATGTACTGGCAGCACATCTTCATTCCAGTGCTGCCACCTCATCTGCTGGACTACTGCTG TGCACCAATGCCGTACCTCATTGGAATCCACTCGAGCCTGGCGGAG AGAGTCAAGAGCCGAGCTCTGGAGGACGTGGTCATACTGAACGTTGACACCAACACCCTGGAGTCGCCCCACGAGGACCTGAAAAAGATCCCGCCCGACGTG GTGGCGGGACTGAAGGTCAGGCTGAAGAGACAGGCGGCGTCGGCCGGGTCAGGGGTCGCTCACGCTTTCCTCCGGGCGCAGGCTCTGCTATTCGGAGGATACAGAGATGCCTTACAGTCGCCGTCC GAAGGGCCGGTTATGTTCTGCAACGAGTCGTTTCTGAGTCATAAGTCTCAAAGCATGCGGGAGTTTTTGGAGAGCGCGGTTCACCTGCAGTGTTTCAAAGAG TTTATTGATGGCCGGCTGGAAATGCTGAACCAGGGCAAAGAGCCGGATGATGTGTTTGAGGAAGAGGTGCTGCAGTGCGGAGCTTCATCAG GTGGCTCCAAACTGCGTCGGCAATGGGTGGGAAATTTGAAG AAAGGGGGAGGAGCCTTGATCGTGACATGGAAGTCTACTGCTAACAAAGCA AGCAAATATCAAAGCAAATTTGGGCTGAAAAACCTCCTATCAAAG GATCAGACAGAATCTCACATGCTACAGAGGGGTGGGTCTGTTTGTGGAACACACACGTATCGCCTCATCCAATCAGATTGCCTTCAGAACCGTCTACCAATCACACAGCACTTTGGCAGG TCTCGACCAAGGCGGCCAGCACGCAAACACCCCAGCCACCATGACATGGAGCAACAGACACAGGATGACAACACCTATGAGGACAG TGTAACAGAAAGTCTTGAGCAGTGTTCTGGCACCAGTGACTTACAGGAAGACGATGACCTTTCTCTCTTGGCTGACCCAGAGGAGATGGACCTGCTTGGGGAGATCTTTGATACCCTGAGTGCTCAGAGCTCCAGAGAGCCGGGCTTACTGTACGGCACACGCAGCCTCGACCTCTTCAGCCCCGACAGCAGTGACTTCTTCACACAT AAGAGTATCACCAACCCAAGTCAGGAGAGTCTAAATCACTCTTTTGGAAACAGCGGAAGTCTTATGAGCTGGGAGGAGGAGCTAGAGGAGGGGCCTGGTGGAGAGAGGGAGGAGCCTGAGGCCATGATTGACAGACCAGAAAATGAGCTTAACGAATTAGAGAAGGACTTGAACGATTTAGGGGAAAGTCTGTGTTCAGATCTGCAAAGTTTAGAAGAGGCCTCTCTGGATCCCGAAGTGAGTTCTCAAGAGGTGCAAGAGGGGCAATGTTTGAAAAAAGATGGACAAATGAATGGAAAAATAGAGGAAAGCTTGGATACTGAGACAACAGTTGAAGAGAGGACAGAGACGCAACCTGACAAAGAAGAAGAACATCAGGAAGAGCACAACATGACCAATGACTTGGGGTCAAATGGACCTGCAAATGAAGGAATCGCCCCCGGAGCCGCCCTCAATGTAGAGATAGAAAAAGGAGAAGAGCCAGAAGAGAAATGTGCTGAACCTTCATCACCGAATGTCTCTTCTAAATTAGCTCTGTTCCAGTCCAGGTCCTTGACTGATTCTTCTGGTTCCCAAGGAAGAGAAAGCCCCCTGAAATCTCCCATAAGAACCTTCAAAATCAACGTGGGGTCAAAACCAGGCATGCAGACAGAAGAACAAAGTACAAAATCTCCTGTTACATCAACGCCAGAAGAGCCAGACCAGGCTCCCATTAAGGTCTCTGAGCTGAAGAAGAGATTCGAACAATAG
- the dennd1c gene encoding DENN domain-containing protein 1B isoform X3: MGSRIKVNPDKTFYWFFQASCPIARDKDPDVLFQFPEDFNDEESLQSLPRFCFPYDIERVKDTVAVQHFTFVLTDLEGCQRFGFCRLTSSSQICLCILSYLPWFEVFYKLLNNLADYSTKGQTNEMKELLSVLYKHPVPPANGAITLQMGGKLMIGSVMPGICGHAPKGEESEGIPYFIAPDPKALPSIPESRNLTELVVAVDVGNLLQLYASMLFERRILIYCSKLSTLTACIHACNGMLFPMYWQHIFIPVLPPHLLDYCCAPMPYLIGIHSSLAERVKSRALEDVVILNVDTNTLESPHEDLKKIPPDVVAGLKVRLKRQAASAGSGVAHAFLRAQALLFGGYRDALQSPSEGPVMFCNESFLSHKSQSMREFLESAVHLQCFKEFIDGRLEMLNQGKEPDDVFEEEVLQCGASSGGSKLRRQWVGNLKSKYQSKFGLKNLLSKDQTESHMLQRGGSVCGTHTYRLIQSDCLQNRLPITQHFGRSRPRRPARKHPSHHDMEQQTQDDNTYEDSVTESLEQCSGTSDLQEDDDLSLLADPEEMDLLGEIFDTLSAQSSREPGLLYGTRSLDLFSPDSSDFFTHKSITNPSQESLNHSFGNSGSLMSWEEELEEGPGGEREEPEAMIDRPENELNELEKDLNDLGESLCSDLQSLEEASLDPEVSSQEVQEGQCLKKDGQMNGKIEESLDTETTVEERTETQPDKEEEHQEEHNMTNDLGSNGPANEGIAPGAALNVEIEKGEEPEEKCAEPSSPNVSSKLALFQSRSLTDSSGSQGRESPLKSPIRTFKINVGSKPGMQTEEQSTKSPVTSTPEEPDQAPIKVSELKKRFEQ, translated from the exons GAGTCTCTGCAGTCCTTGCCTCGCTTCTGTTTCCCTTATGACATAGAGAG GGTGAAGGATACTGTTGCCGTGCAGCACTTCACATTCGTCTTGACTGATCTGGAGGGATGTCAGCGTTTCGGTTTCTGCAGACTCACATCCAGCTCTCAGATCTGCTTGTGCATACTCAG TTATTTGCCATGGTTTGAAGTCTTCTACAAACTTCTGAATAACCTAGCTGACTACTCGACGAAAGGACAG ACCAATGAGATGAAAGAGCTGCTCTCGGTTCTCTACAAGCACCCCGTCCCTCCGGCGAACGGCGCCATCACGCTGCAGATG GGAGGGAAGCTAATGATCGGAAGTGTGATGCCTGGCATCTGTGGACATGCCCCTAAAGGGGAGGAGTCAGAGGGG ATCCCGTACTTTATCGCGCCAGATCCCAAGGCCTTGCCCTCTATACCGGAGAGT AGGAACCTGACTGAGCTGGTGGTGGCCGTGGACGTGGGGAACCTGCTCCAGCTCTACGCCAGCATGTTGTTCGAGAGACGGATCCTCATTTACTGCAGCAAACTCAGCACA ctCACGGCCTGCATACACGCGTGTAACGGGATGCTCTTCCCCATGTACTGGCAGCACATCTTCATTCCAGTGCTGCCACCTCATCTGCTGGACTACTGCTG TGCACCAATGCCGTACCTCATTGGAATCCACTCGAGCCTGGCGGAG AGAGTCAAGAGCCGAGCTCTGGAGGACGTGGTCATACTGAACGTTGACACCAACACCCTGGAGTCGCCCCACGAGGACCTGAAAAAGATCCCGCCCGACGTG GTGGCGGGACTGAAGGTCAGGCTGAAGAGACAGGCGGCGTCGGCCGGGTCAGGGGTCGCTCACGCTTTCCTCCGGGCGCAGGCTCTGCTATTCGGAGGATACAGAGATGCCTTACAGTCGCCGTCC GAAGGGCCGGTTATGTTCTGCAACGAGTCGTTTCTGAGTCATAAGTCTCAAAGCATGCGGGAGTTTTTGGAGAGCGCGGTTCACCTGCAGTGTTTCAAAGAG TTTATTGATGGCCGGCTGGAAATGCTGAACCAGGGCAAAGAGCCGGATGATGTGTTTGAGGAAGAGGTGCTGCAGTGCGGAGCTTCATCAG GTGGCTCCAAACTGCGTCGGCAATGGGTGGGAAATTTGAAG AGCAAATATCAAAGCAAATTTGGGCTGAAAAACCTCCTATCAAAG GATCAGACAGAATCTCACATGCTACAGAGGGGTGGGTCTGTTTGTGGAACACACACGTATCGCCTCATCCAATCAGATTGCCTTCAGAACCGTCTACCAATCACACAGCACTTTGGCAGG TCTCGACCAAGGCGGCCAGCACGCAAACACCCCAGCCACCATGACATGGAGCAACAGACACAGGATGACAACACCTATGAGGACAG TGTAACAGAAAGTCTTGAGCAGTGTTCTGGCACCAGTGACTTACAGGAAGACGATGACCTTTCTCTCTTGGCTGACCCAGAGGAGATGGACCTGCTTGGGGAGATCTTTGATACCCTGAGTGCTCAGAGCTCCAGAGAGCCGGGCTTACTGTACGGCACACGCAGCCTCGACCTCTTCAGCCCCGACAGCAGTGACTTCTTCACACAT AAGAGTATCACCAACCCAAGTCAGGAGAGTCTAAATCACTCTTTTGGAAACAGCGGAAGTCTTATGAGCTGGGAGGAGGAGCTAGAGGAGGGGCCTGGTGGAGAGAGGGAGGAGCCTGAGGCCATGATTGACAGACCAGAAAATGAGCTTAACGAATTAGAGAAGGACTTGAACGATTTAGGGGAAAGTCTGTGTTCAGATCTGCAAAGTTTAGAAGAGGCCTCTCTGGATCCCGAAGTGAGTTCTCAAGAGGTGCAAGAGGGGCAATGTTTGAAAAAAGATGGACAAATGAATGGAAAAATAGAGGAAAGCTTGGATACTGAGACAACAGTTGAAGAGAGGACAGAGACGCAACCTGACAAAGAAGAAGAACATCAGGAAGAGCACAACATGACCAATGACTTGGGGTCAAATGGACCTGCAAATGAAGGAATCGCCCCCGGAGCCGCCCTCAATGTAGAGATAGAAAAAGGAGAAGAGCCAGAAGAGAAATGTGCTGAACCTTCATCACCGAATGTCTCTTCTAAATTAGCTCTGTTCCAGTCCAGGTCCTTGACTGATTCTTCTGGTTCCCAAGGAAGAGAAAGCCCCCTGAAATCTCCCATAAGAACCTTCAAAATCAACGTGGGGTCAAAACCAGGCATGCAGACAGAAGAACAAAGTACAAAATCTCCTGTTACATCAACGCCAGAAGAGCCAGACCAGGCTCCCATTAAGGTCTCTGAGCTGAAGAAGAGATTCGAACAATAG
- the dennd1c gene encoding DENN domain-containing protein 1B isoform X4, with protein MGSRIKVNPDKTFYWFFQASCPIARDKDPDVLFQFPEDFNDEESLQSLPRFCFPYDIERVKDTVAVQHFTFVLTDLEGCQRFGFCRLTSSSQICLCILSYLPWFEVFYKLLNNLADYSTKGQTNEMKELLSVLYKHPVPPANGAITLQMIPYFIAPDPKALPSIPESRNLTELVVAVDVGNLLQLYASMLFERRILIYCSKLSTLTACIHACNGMLFPMYWQHIFIPVLPPHLLDYCCAPMPYLIGIHSSLAERVKSRALEDVVILNVDTNTLESPHEDLKKIPPDVVAGLKVRLKRQAASAGSGVAHAFLRAQALLFGGYRDALQSPSEGPVMFCNESFLSHKSQSMREFLESAVHLQCFKEFIDGRLEMLNQGKEPDDVFEEEVLQCGASSGGSKLRRQWVGNLKKGGGALIVTWKSTANKASKYQSKFGLKNLLSKDQTESHMLQRGGSVCGTHTYRLIQSDCLQNRLPITQHFGRSRPRRPARKHPSHHDMEQQTQDDNTYEDSVTESLEQCSGTSDLQEDDDLSLLADPEEMDLLGEIFDTLSAQSSREPGLLYGTRSLDLFSPDSSDFFTHKSITNPSQESLNHSFGNSGSLMSWEEELEEGPGGEREEPEAMIDRPENELNELEKDLNDLGESLCSDLQSLEEASLDPEVSSQEVQEGQCLKKDGQMNGKIEESLDTETTVEERTETQPDKEEEHQEEHNMTNDLGSNGPANEGIAPGAALNVEIEKGEEPEEKCAEPSSPNVSSKLALFQSRSLTDSSGSQGRESPLKSPIRTFKINVGSKPGMQTEEQSTKSPVTSTPEEPDQAPIKVSELKKRFEQ; from the exons GAGTCTCTGCAGTCCTTGCCTCGCTTCTGTTTCCCTTATGACATAGAGAG GGTGAAGGATACTGTTGCCGTGCAGCACTTCACATTCGTCTTGACTGATCTGGAGGGATGTCAGCGTTTCGGTTTCTGCAGACTCACATCCAGCTCTCAGATCTGCTTGTGCATACTCAG TTATTTGCCATGGTTTGAAGTCTTCTACAAACTTCTGAATAACCTAGCTGACTACTCGACGAAAGGACAG ACCAATGAGATGAAAGAGCTGCTCTCGGTTCTCTACAAGCACCCCGTCCCTCCGGCGAACGGCGCCATCACGCTGCAGATG ATCCCGTACTTTATCGCGCCAGATCCCAAGGCCTTGCCCTCTATACCGGAGAGT AGGAACCTGACTGAGCTGGTGGTGGCCGTGGACGTGGGGAACCTGCTCCAGCTCTACGCCAGCATGTTGTTCGAGAGACGGATCCTCATTTACTGCAGCAAACTCAGCACA ctCACGGCCTGCATACACGCGTGTAACGGGATGCTCTTCCCCATGTACTGGCAGCACATCTTCATTCCAGTGCTGCCACCTCATCTGCTGGACTACTGCTG TGCACCAATGCCGTACCTCATTGGAATCCACTCGAGCCTGGCGGAG AGAGTCAAGAGCCGAGCTCTGGAGGACGTGGTCATACTGAACGTTGACACCAACACCCTGGAGTCGCCCCACGAGGACCTGAAAAAGATCCCGCCCGACGTG GTGGCGGGACTGAAGGTCAGGCTGAAGAGACAGGCGGCGTCGGCCGGGTCAGGGGTCGCTCACGCTTTCCTCCGGGCGCAGGCTCTGCTATTCGGAGGATACAGAGATGCCTTACAGTCGCCGTCC GAAGGGCCGGTTATGTTCTGCAACGAGTCGTTTCTGAGTCATAAGTCTCAAAGCATGCGGGAGTTTTTGGAGAGCGCGGTTCACCTGCAGTGTTTCAAAGAG TTTATTGATGGCCGGCTGGAAATGCTGAACCAGGGCAAAGAGCCGGATGATGTGTTTGAGGAAGAGGTGCTGCAGTGCGGAGCTTCATCAG GTGGCTCCAAACTGCGTCGGCAATGGGTGGGAAATTTGAAG AAAGGGGGAGGAGCCTTGATCGTGACATGGAAGTCTACTGCTAACAAAGCA AGCAAATATCAAAGCAAATTTGGGCTGAAAAACCTCCTATCAAAG GATCAGACAGAATCTCACATGCTACAGAGGGGTGGGTCTGTTTGTGGAACACACACGTATCGCCTCATCCAATCAGATTGCCTTCAGAACCGTCTACCAATCACACAGCACTTTGGCAGG TCTCGACCAAGGCGGCCAGCACGCAAACACCCCAGCCACCATGACATGGAGCAACAGACACAGGATGACAACACCTATGAGGACAG TGTAACAGAAAGTCTTGAGCAGTGTTCTGGCACCAGTGACTTACAGGAAGACGATGACCTTTCTCTCTTGGCTGACCCAGAGGAGATGGACCTGCTTGGGGAGATCTTTGATACCCTGAGTGCTCAGAGCTCCAGAGAGCCGGGCTTACTGTACGGCACACGCAGCCTCGACCTCTTCAGCCCCGACAGCAGTGACTTCTTCACACAT AAGAGTATCACCAACCCAAGTCAGGAGAGTCTAAATCACTCTTTTGGAAACAGCGGAAGTCTTATGAGCTGGGAGGAGGAGCTAGAGGAGGGGCCTGGTGGAGAGAGGGAGGAGCCTGAGGCCATGATTGACAGACCAGAAAATGAGCTTAACGAATTAGAGAAGGACTTGAACGATTTAGGGGAAAGTCTGTGTTCAGATCTGCAAAGTTTAGAAGAGGCCTCTCTGGATCCCGAAGTGAGTTCTCAAGAGGTGCAAGAGGGGCAATGTTTGAAAAAAGATGGACAAATGAATGGAAAAATAGAGGAAAGCTTGGATACTGAGACAACAGTTGAAGAGAGGACAGAGACGCAACCTGACAAAGAAGAAGAACATCAGGAAGAGCACAACATGACCAATGACTTGGGGTCAAATGGACCTGCAAATGAAGGAATCGCCCCCGGAGCCGCCCTCAATGTAGAGATAGAAAAAGGAGAAGAGCCAGAAGAGAAATGTGCTGAACCTTCATCACCGAATGTCTCTTCTAAATTAGCTCTGTTCCAGTCCAGGTCCTTGACTGATTCTTCTGGTTCCCAAGGAAGAGAAAGCCCCCTGAAATCTCCCATAAGAACCTTCAAAATCAACGTGGGGTCAAAACCAGGCATGCAGACAGAAGAACAAAGTACAAAATCTCCTGTTACATCAACGCCAGAAGAGCCAGACCAGGCTCCCATTAAGGTCTCTGAGCTGAAGAAGAGATTCGAACAATAG